The following DNA comes from Flavobacterium sp. N3904.
ATTGGTTACCAGTAATCAGGAATTGCATTCCAGAATCCAACAAGTTGAAGAATTAAATCAATACAATGAAGCCATACTTTCGACAGTTCATGAGCCTGTGCTTATTCTCGATAAAGATATTAAAATCAAATCGGCCAACAAATCATTCTGCAAAACATTTCACGTAACCGAAGACGAATGCGTCGGAAAATCATTATATAAATTAGGAAATAACCAATGGAACATTCCAAAATTAAGAACACTCATAGAGGAAATAGTTTTAGAAAATAAGCATTTTCATGATTTTGAAGTAGAACATATTTTTCCGACGATTGGCAAAAAAATAATGTTGCTCAACGCACACCGCATCATCCAAGCACGAGAAAACGAAGAATTGATTGTGCTTACAATTATCGACATTACCGATGTTCGAAATCTGGCAATTGAGCTCCAAATCAAAGAGAAAAAAGTACTGGAAGTTCAATTAGAGATAGGAAAAAAAGCACTCCAATCTACAGAAGACAGTAATAAACGTTATAGTATGATGCTGATGAATTCGCCTTTTTCTTTTGTTATATTAAAAGGAAAAGAGATGGTCATCAAACTTGCCAATGATAGTATTAAAGAAATTTGGGGAAAAGGAAATGATATAGAAGGCAAATCAATTCTTACTATTTTACCCGAATTAAAAGGAGGTCCAATCCCAAAAATGCTCGAAGAAGTTTACTCAACAGGTATACCACAAGTAGGATATGAACTTCTAGTACCTTTAAAACGCAATGGTCATTTGGAGGATGTTTATTTTAATTTTGTGTATCAACCTTATCTCGATGCTGATGAAACCATCATGGGAGTTACCATCATTGCTTATGAAGTTACTAATCATATTAATTTAAAAAACGAATTAATTGAAGCCAAACATATTGCAGAAGAAAACACCAAAATTGCCGAAAACGCTTTAAAATCAAAGCAACAATTTTTATCGAATATGAGTCATGAGATCAGGACTCCGATGAATGCCATAATTGGATTTACCAATGTGGCTTTGAAAACCGATTTGAACAAAGAACAACGAGAATTTATTACCGCCATTAAATCTTCCGGAAATGCATTGATTGTATTAATTAATGACATTTTGGACCTTGCCAAAGTAGATGCTGGAAAAATGACATTCGACAAAAAAACATTTAACATATTTGAATCTATTGCCGACATCTTTTATTTATTTGAATCCAAATGTTTGGAAAAAAATTTAAAACTGGAACAACAATATGATACTCGAATTCCAGAATATATTGTAGGTGATTGTATGCGTTTGCGACAAATTATTTTGAATTTAATAAGCAATGCCATCAAGTTTACTGCCAAAGGAAAAATAATTTTGAATGTTCGAATGTTGAATGAAGATTCTGAAAAAACCACAATAGAATTTACCTTGACAGATACAGGCATAGGAATCCCTAAAAATAGACTGACACACATTTTTGACAATTTCGAACAAGCCTCTACCGAAATTTCGAGATTGTATGGAGGAACCGGTTTAGGTCTTGCCATTGTAAAACAATTAGTCGAACACCAAGGTGGTTCATTAATTGTAAAAAGTGAAGAAGGGAAAGGTTCTACTTTTGGATTTGTCATGGATTTTGAAAAATTCTGTACCGAAACTCCATCCGAAACAGAAAATATCATCCATACGATTGAAGGAATAGAAAATATAAAAGTTTTGGTAGCCGAAGACATACCACTGAATCAACTTTTGATAAAAATCATTTTGGAAGAATTTGGTTTTCAATGTGATATTGCCGAAAATGGTAAAGTTGCCATAAAAAAACTAAAAGAAAACAATTATGACATTGTTCTAATGGACATACTGATGCCCGAAATGAATGGGTTTGAAGCTACAGATTACATTAGAAATACTATGAATTCAAAAATTCCAATTATTGCACTTACTGCCGATGTGACTACGGTTGATGTCCAAAAATCTAAAACAATCGGGATGAACGATTATATCTCTAAGCCAATTGACGAAAAGCTTTTGTATAACAAAATCATCAAACAGCTTAAGAAAACACTTCCTAAGAAATAGAGAATGGTGAAGAGAATGGTGAATAGTGAATGGTGAATAGTCTTCATTCACTTCTCACTATTCACCATTCACTACTAACTATTCACTACTAACTATTCACTACTAACTATTCACTACTAACTACTCACTATTCACTTTATATAATCAGTGAATTATACAACAAAATAGCAAAGTTGTATAACATCTATTTTTGACTTCCTGACGACCTTTACTTTATCCATTAAATAATAAACAACTTGAAATTATATATCAAATACATGGTTAGCAATCGCTGCAAAATGGCGGTGAAAGATGAGTTAAAAAAACTTGGTCTGCACTTTATTGTGGTTGATTTGGGCGAAGTAGAAATCATGGAAACTATTTCTATGTACCAACGCGAACAACTCAAATTGGCCTTGTTGGATTCGGGTCTCGAATTGATGGATGACAAAAGAGCCATGCTTATCGAGAAAATCAAAAATGTAATTATTGAACTAGTTCATCATACCGACGAAAACATTAAAATCAATTTTTCGGACTATTTGCATGAAAAATTAAATCACGACTATACCTATATGTCCAACTTATTTTCTGAGGTACAAGGAACAACCATTGAGCAATTTATAATTTCGCATAAGACAGAAAGAATCAAAGAATTGATTATTTATGGTGAACTCAATATTACCGAAATTGCCTGGAAAATGGGATACAGCAGTGTAGCACATTTATCGAGCCAGTTTAAAAAAGTAACTGGATTATCCCCTACTCACTTTAAACAATTGAAAGATAAAAGGCGAAGTCCTATTGAAGAAATTGGGAATTAATAGATTCTCTTTTTGAAAGCACAACCATAAATATCACAAACAATACCACGCCTCCCAATGCAAGAATCACAATACGCCAGAAGTTTAATAGAAGCCAGTTTAGATCCTTTGGTAACCATAAGTACCGAAGGGAAAATTACGGATATGAACGAGGCGCTGACACATATTACTGGAATATCACGTGAAGAATTGACAGGGACTTACTTTGAAAATTATTTTACAGAGCCTGACAAAGCCCATGATGTCTATCTCGAAGCCTTTGCCAATAATTACGTTTCTGATTCTCCACTTACGCTGCGCCACAAAAACGGTAAACTTACCGAAGTCCTGTTTAATGGTTCTGTATATCGCGACAATCATGGTAATATAAAAGGAGTAGTAATTGTAGCTAGAGATATAGCCGAACAAAAATGGGCCCTTGAATTGAGAAAGGCCAACAAAGAATTAGCCTTTCAAAATGATGAAAAAGAAAAA
Coding sequences within:
- a CDS encoding helix-turn-helix domain-containing protein, whose translation is MVSNRCKMAVKDELKKLGLHFIVVDLGEVEIMETISMYQREQLKLALLDSGLELMDDKRAMLIEKIKNVIIELVHHTDENIKINFSDYLHEKLNHDYTYMSNLFSEVQGTTIEQFIISHKTERIKELIIYGELNITEIAWKMGYSSVAHLSSQFKKVTGLSPTHFKQLKDKRRSPIEEIGN